The proteins below come from a single Procambarus clarkii isolate CNS0578487 chromosome 44, FALCON_Pclarkii_2.0, whole genome shotgun sequence genomic window:
- the LOC123745357 gene encoding uncharacterized protein gives MQLKDVESPRVADTPAVGGGDLPLGTRCGDTVNLKYHNMDTADQLTNKRDHSNRRILRHRCMFRNCNHSVACSSRLEAHPDPASGQRHTPPCTGLDYSQGTDVEVYQHTSLTSPGERAITPPPAGCGSDQLTWSSRGLRPGPPSPPPQPSLHHSTLPLIPLYYRRRVVHYIIEQLLVGSRGDVHKVYEIQQHIVSLEDQVFRAAKSQEEYVTLLASKLAAILQQLDKCRHHSPALPSHAPSPACF, from the exons ATGCAGCTTAAAGATGTTGAGTCACCAAGAGTGGCTGACACACCAGCGGTCGGTGGAGGAGATCTACCTCTGGGAACACGCTGTGGTGACACTGTGAACCTTAAGTATCATAATATGGACACTGCCGACCAACTCACTAATAAACGAGATCACAGCAACAGAAGAATTCTACGTCATCGGTGTATGTTCAGAAACTGCAACCACAGTGTGGCCTGCAGTTCAAGGCTGGAGGCTCACCCTGACCCAGCCAGTGGCCAGAGACACACGCCGCCCTGCACTGGACTTGACTACAGTCAGGGCACAGATGTGGAAGTGTATCAGCACACGTCGCTCACTTCACCTGGAGAGCGAGCCATTACGCCCCCGCCGGCGGGCTGTGGTAGCGACCAGCTGACCTGGAGCAGCAGAGGGTTGAGGCCGGGGCCGCCCTCCCCGCCTCCACAACCCTCCCTACACCACTCTACACTCCCACTCATCCCACTCTACTACAGAAGAAGAGTTGTTCACTACAT AATTGAACAGCTACTAGTCGGTAGCAGAGGCGACGTCCACAAAGTATACGAAATCCAACAACACATCGTCAGTCTGGAGGACCAGGTGTTCCGAGCAGCCAAGTCTCAG GAAGAGTATGTAACTCTGCTGGCGTCCAAGCTGGCGGCCATCCTGCAACAGCTGGACAAGTGTCGACACCACTCCCCAGCACTGCCCTCCCACGCCCCCTCTCCCGCCTGCTTCTAG